The Flavobacterium faecale genomic sequence TTCTTTGGTAACTTCTATAAAATGCCGCTAGAGGAGTACCAATGGGCTGTTAACGAGTTAATGAAAGACCGAGATTATTTGTACAATTCTATGATCAAGGATTTGTACTTTTTGGGTATTGTTTTGGACAAAAAATACAAACTATTGCGTATAACCTATAATATTTTCATGATCGGAATTATTGTTTCGGTGATTGCATTTGTCTTGGCTTTTAATTCTGTTCTAGGATAATTCGTTTAGTAATTCTTGATACGTGTACTCTTTTTTATGAGCAACATCACTGTTGATTACTTTGATTCGAATGGCTTTCAAACCAGAAACACCTTGTAATTCTTCAACGTCAAATTTTTCGATTTCTGGTTCGATTATGTTTTTAAATTGCAGGTACTGAATGTATTTTAAATATTCCGTCTCTTCATTTTGATGCGAATAGACGATGGTTATTTTTTCCTTTTGGGTAATGCGTTCCAATGTTCCTTTGATGTTGGCTTTGTCGATTCGTTTTTTTACTACCTCATAGCGAGCATTGTAAGTTCCGTCTACGTCAAAACGTTTTTCGTCCATTCGAAAACGGATAGAAAGTGGCGAACTGAAGACCAAAATCAATGAGGTAACATCCAATTCATATGGCAACAAAGGTTTTAAACGATGGTGCTCGAGCTCCATCTTGCACAAGGTTTGCAATTGCCATAAGCGAAGGTTATTCAAATACATCATATCAAACGGAATATTTGGATTGATGCTTTGGCCTATGTACAAATTGTGTTCGACCCCGTCCGTTTTAAAACGTTCAAAATAATGTGGGTAATTCTGTTGCGCTTCCAATTGTTCTTTGTCTAGAACCGATGCCATTTTTTTGTTGATAATAGACATTGCCTCATCAAACTTTTTGCGGGCATGGTAAAAGAGTTCTGTTTTTTCATCCAATTCATTAAAATAAGCGTCAATTAGCAATTGCAACTTAGGATCATTTTTAGCATTGGTCAAAACAGGATGAATTTCCTTCTGAATATACAACTGAATTTGCTGTTCGGTATCTGCTTTTAATTCGATCAATAATTCTTTCGAAAAAGAAAACAATTCAAACTTACGTTGTTCTAATAGTTGCAGTTTGTTATTCTCTGTCAAATGATCCAATATCGTAATCAACTGACTTATTTGGCTTTTTAAATCTTGTTTTACAGTCTCATTTCTATGATTTGAGGAACTCTTTATGTCAATCTGACCGTACAAAGGATAAACTTCTTTAAAAACAATTGCTTTAAAAATGTAATCTTTATTAGGTGCTTGAATTTGAAAATATTTCTGTGCCTCTTTTCTGAATTTCCAATAAACGCTCGGGTGAATGGAGGTGTATTCTCTTTGAATTACTGCTTCGATCTGATTTTGTAAATCTATATTGTAACGCTCAATGGTCTCTACAACATAGGGTAACAATAGGTCAAGATTGTTGGCATTGACGCTATTGAGTATTTTGGGTTGCGAAGAAATGAGTTCGATCACACCCAATAATTTATCATTTTTAATAACGGGGGCCAAAATGCAACTCTTAATGTTTTGTTTTGCTAAATGAGCCGCAAAAGATGCGTTTTCGATTGAAAACTTATCCACATCAGAGATAATAAATGGTTTTTTGTCATTGATTATAGCTTGTAGCGTACAACCAAATAATGCAGATTTACAAATTATTTCCTCTTCTTTTTCTAATAAAATGTAGCTGTTCGATTCTGTATTGTTACTGAAAGGTGGTGTAGTGAATTTATTCTCCTCCTCATTGTACAAGACGAATCCAAGTTTTAGATCTGGGATTTTGAATATAGTTCTGAAAATGGTTTGAATATCATCATCTTTAGATTTTTGTTGATTATCCGACCTTAACAAGTTTGTTTTTAAGTTAGAAATAGCACTCTCTACCGAAGCATCAAATAAAGATATAATTCCGAAGCCCTTTAAAATCCAACTTTCTTTTGGGAATTTTTGTTTCCATAAGGCAATGTCATCGTAGTTGTCCATCAACATATCGATATCCTCTTGGGTTAATTCGACTGCATTTTCGGTACGAATAATTTCCATGAAATCTGCGTTGTACAAAATACGGTAGTGTTTCAATATACCATTGGCATCTGGAATGTCATAAAACAAGGGTTTATTGTAATCTAGATTTTGCCCGTACTGTGTGTTTAAAATTAAAATACAACTCACAATATAGAGTTGGTCGTCATTATAATCACGAATAGACATGTCAAATGCATTACCCGCATCGGCCAAGATAGTTTTGAAACGGTCGGTATAATTAAAGGTGAGATTCTGAAACGGAATGGTAATGGCTTTAATCTCATTTTTGGTCAATGCTGTTGGAAACAAGTCTGCCAATAAATGCTTGATTAGTTGTTTGTGCTCGTTTATAGACGCGTAATCTTCTATTCCGGTAAACAATTCTGGGACTTTCTTGATTTGCTCCAATAAGGCAAGAGCATAATTTGAGCGATAATCTACATCTGTAAGAGCAATTTCTTCTAAAGATTCGATTAATTTATGAAAAGATATTTTAGTCTTAAACGGACTATCATTAAGTATAGGATGATTCATTTTTTGTTCTTTTAAACAAAGCAACTTTTGGACGTGGTACTAGAAAAAGAAACTTTATTAGAGTCTACAAAAGTAACAAAAAAAACTCCAATTACATTCGTAACTGGAGCTTCGATTTGTTTCTTTGGATGGTATTTTGTTTTCGAACCCTTAAAATTTAAAATTATTGAAATGAAAGGCTATCGATAATAACTAATCATGGCAACTACGTTTTTTTATTTTAATGATTTGTTTTGGAGTATTAAATGTAGTGTAAAATGTGTTTATCGGCTTAATAAATTCGATAAAAAACATCTTATTTTATAAAAAGCAGGATTTAATTTATATTTTAAAGTAAAAATCCTCACCGTAGAAGGTAAGGATTTTGTATTTGAAAAGGGATAAACTTATGATTTTTGTTCTTTGTTGAAATATACTAGATAGTAGTACATTTGTTTTTCTTCATCCCATCCTTTTTCTACAAATTTCTCTGCACTTTCGGGGTTGATGAAATCCATTTTGATTTGGATGTTGGTATCTAGGTTGATCACGTTTTTGATAGATTTACGTGCATCACTTACAGCTGCATTCGCAATAGGGAAGGATGTTACGTCTTCAATACTGTACTTTTCACCTTTGTCAACTTTATAATTTTTGAATTCAGGAATCAAGTCTGGGTTATCAATTACTTCGTTCAAAAAGTTGTTTTCGTCAAATTGGTCATTCTTTGCAAAATAATTTACAGAACGGTTCATAAACATGACTTCTTCTTTCTTGTCTTCAGCAGGAAAAACAACATCTTTAGCAAATCCTTGACAAAATTTCAAGTATTTTTTTGTGATAAAGTTTTCGTCTTCAAAGGCGTCTACATTCAAAAAGTGCTCCAACCAGTAGCGCGCATCATAGCGGTTGCTATCAACGGTTAGGATTTTAAAGCCTTCCTCTTTTTTATGATTGAAGATGATGCAACCTTTGTCCAATTTATTCAAATTGATACCGTGTTGTAAAATCATTTCTAGATGCGTGTCTTTTTCTTCAAACTGTAAAAAGTCAGCTTGTAATTCACTTTTAAAAATCCCGATAGCATCAACCGGAGTATTGTCAATATTCACATTAGTCAAGTAGGTTACATAAACCTCTCCGTTTTTAATATGTGGATGATTGGATTGTTCGAATAAATGCTTAGTTATTTTTTTTGAAGCCTCATGAATATTGGCAGGATTATCAAAAATCTCACAGGCCAATTTGTACATGTCATTATAATCTAAATCTACTTCATGAGCAAACTGATAATAGTTTTCTTCTTTCTCTCTAAAAGGTTTCAAGAAAAATTCCTTGATCAACGGCACGA encodes the following:
- a CDS encoding GAF domain-containing protein, translating into MNHPILNDSPFKTKISFHKLIESLEEIALTDVDYRSNYALALLEQIKKVPELFTGIEDYASINEHKQLIKHLLADLFPTALTKNEIKAITIPFQNLTFNYTDRFKTILADAGNAFDMSIRDYNDDQLYIVSCILILNTQYGQNLDYNKPLFYDIPDANGILKHYRILYNADFMEIIRTENAVELTQEDIDMLMDNYDDIALWKQKFPKESWILKGFGIISLFDASVESAISNLKTNLLRSDNQQKSKDDDIQTIFRTIFKIPDLKLGFVLYNEEENKFTTPPFSNNTESNSYILLEKEEEIICKSALFGCTLQAIINDKKPFIISDVDKFSIENASFAAHLAKQNIKSCILAPVIKNDKLLGVIELISSQPKILNSVNANNLDLLLPYVVETIERYNIDLQNQIEAVIQREYTSIHPSVYWKFRKEAQKYFQIQAPNKDYIFKAIVFKEVYPLYGQIDIKSSSNHRNETVKQDLKSQISQLITILDHLTENNKLQLLEQRKFELFSFSKELLIELKADTEQQIQLYIQKEIHPVLTNAKNDPKLQLLIDAYFNELDEKTELFYHARKKFDEAMSIINKKMASVLDKEQLEAQQNYPHYFERFKTDGVEHNLYIGQSINPNIPFDMMYLNNLRLWQLQTLCKMELEHHRLKPLLPYELDVTSLILVFSSPLSIRFRMDEKRFDVDGTYNARYEVVKKRIDKANIKGTLERITQKEKITIVYSHQNEETEYLKYIQYLQFKNIIEPEIEKFDVEELQGVSGLKAIRIKVINSDVAHKKEYTYQELLNELS
- a CDS encoding nucleoid-associated protein → MINLFNTHIDTLSIHRVGNKSRNEALFLSEQPFNLQDEIVPLIKEFFLKPFREKEENYYQFAHEVDLDYNDMYKLACEIFDNPANIHEASKKITKHLFEQSNHPHIKNGEVYVTYLTNVNIDNTPVDAIGIFKSELQADFLQFEEKDTHLEMILQHGINLNKLDKGCIIFNHKKEEGFKILTVDSNRYDARYWLEHFLNVDAFEDENFITKKYLKFCQGFAKDVVFPAEDKKEEVMFMNRSVNYFAKNDQFDENNFLNEVIDNPDLIPEFKNYKVDKGEKYSIEDVTSFPIANAAVSDARKSIKNVINLDTNIQIKMDFINPESAEKFVEKGWDEEKQMYYYLVYFNKEQKS